CATTCCTCGCGCAGCGCCTCGACCTCGGCGGAGAGCGTCTCGATATCGTGCTCGCCCCCGTCCAATCCTTCTAATTCCTGGCGCAGCCGCTGATGCAGGGCGGTCAGTTCCTCGGGCATCACGTGGTGCTTGCGGGCGATGCGGTGCACCTCGCCGAGACGCTGGTCGACCTGGGCCAGGCGCTCGGGGTCGAGCTCGGTGGCGTCGGCGAAGCGGGCTAGTTCTCGGGCGGCTTCCTCGATCTGGATGCGCGCGCTGTCGAGCATGCCGAGGGCCTCGGCCAGGGCGCCCTTCTCGCTGCCGGGCAGGGGAGAGAGGTGGCTCATGGCCTGGTTGAGCAGGGTCAGGGCGCCGCCTTCGTCGTTCTCGCAGCATTGGCTTGCGAACTGACTCTCGCGCAGGTGTTCCTCGGCATGGGCGAGGCGCTCCTGTTCTTCCTCGAGCTCGGCAAGCTCGCCCTCGGCCAGCGCCAGCTGGTCGAGCTCCTCGACCTGATAGCGCAGCAGCTGGCGGCGGGCCTGGATCTCGTCGCCGTCTTCGGCGAGGCGCTTCAGGCGCCGACGGCTCGCCTGCCAGGCACGGAAGGTCTCGGCCAGTTGGGTCACGGCGGGACGGTGGCCGGCGAAGTCGTCGAGCAGGCGCAGGTGGGTGTCTTCGTTCAGCAGCGCCTGATGGGCGTGCTGACCGTGGATCTCGATCAGGTGCTCGCCGAGCGCCTTGAGATCGGCGACGGTGGCCGGCTGGCCATTGATCCAGGCCTTGGAGCGGCCTGCCTTGGTGATCACCCGGCGCAGCAGGCAGTCGTCGGCGGGCAGTTCGCGGGTTTCCAGCCAAGCGCGGGCCGCCGGCAGGGCGTTGATGTCGAAGCGGGCGCTCAGGTCGGCCCGCTCGGCGCCGTGGCGCACGCTGCCGGCATCGGCGCGCTCGCCGAGGCAGAGCCCCAGGGCGCCGAGTAGAATCGATTTGCCGGCGCCGGTCTCGCCGGTGATGGCGGTCATGCCGCCGGAAAGCTCCAGGTCGAGGCGCTCGACAATGGCAAAGTCCTGAATGGCAAGCTGCACCAGCATGGCTATCTCCCGCACGTGATGGGTTCTGTCCCGCCGTCT
The genomic region above belongs to Halomonas sp. YLGW01 and contains:
- the recN gene encoding DNA repair protein RecN, with product MLVQLAIQDFAIVERLDLELSGGMTAITGETGAGKSILLGALGLCLGERADAGSVRHGAERADLSARFDINALPAARAWLETRELPADDCLLRRVITKAGRSKAWINGQPATVADLKALGEHLIEIHGQHAHQALLNEDTHLRLLDDFAGHRPAVTQLAETFRAWQASRRRLKRLAEDGDEIQARRQLLRYQVEELDQLALAEGELAELEEEQERLAHAEEHLRESQFASQCCENDEGGALTLLNQAMSHLSPLPGSEKGALAEALGMLDSARIQIEEAARELARFADATELDPERLAQVDQRLGEVHRIARKHHVMPEELTALHQRLRQELEGLDGGEHDIETLSAEVEALREEWRAQAKEVSEARHKAAKRFGKEVQGQLAFLAMGKARFEVAIEERTNPTPDGLDRVQFLISANPGQPARALTKVASGGELSRISLAIQVVAASHSTIPTLVFDEVDVGISGATAEIVGQLLKRLGASGQVMTVTHLPQVAAQAHQHLHIEKQAKRDTTQTRMALLDEGGRISELARMLGGVNLSERTLAHAREMLDASQRPHH